In Ktedonobacterales bacterium, a genomic segment contains:
- a CDS encoding Fur family transcriptional regulator: MQEQRLLHREAALPAPGERIFGPSTNKDYPMPAQHPSETRHTWQNMLGQLEARGYRLTPQRQLILEALFACAGQSPEMPAASAEHPQPTRHVTAEEIHAYIRERFPQINLSTVHRTLELLEELGLVTHAHFADHIARYHPVDLGQHHHLLCRACGSIWQMEDEIIHPLNQLLQDRYGFEADLNHLAIFGLCQACREP, from the coding sequence ATGCAAGAGCAACGTTTGCTACATCGTGAAGCAGCGTTGCCAGCCCCAGGAGAGCGGATCTTTGGGCCATCCACCAATAAGGACTATCCCATGCCAGCACAGCACCCATCAGAAACCAGGCATACCTGGCAGAACATGCTAGGGCAGCTTGAGGCGCGCGGCTATCGCCTCACCCCGCAGCGCCAGCTCATCCTTGAAGCACTCTTCGCCTGCGCCGGTCAATCACCAGAGATGCCAGCAGCCTCAGCAGAGCATCCACAGCCGACGCGCCACGTCACCGCCGAAGAGATTCACGCCTATATTCGGGAACGCTTCCCGCAGATCAACCTCTCAACCGTTCATCGCACCCTGGAACTGCTCGAAGAACTGGGGCTGGTGACACACGCGCATTTTGCCGACCATATCGCCCGCTATCACCCCGTTGACCTCGGCCAGCATCACCACCTGCTCTGCCGCGCTTGCGGCAGCATCTGGCAAATGGAGGATGAGATTATTCATCCACTCAACCAGCTTTTACAAGATCGCTACGGTTTCGAGGCCGACCTCAATCACCTGGCTATTTTTGGGCTTTGCCAGGCGTGCCGCGAACCCTAG
- a CDS encoding polyprenyl synthetase family protein gives MKTLELPAVLDRYRTVIEQNVQRLLESKPDGLYDMLRYHFGWMDADGHPSPHALGKAVRPTLCLLACEAVGGKWERALPAAAALELIHNFSLIHDDIQDGDHQRHHRPTVWAVWGQAQAINAGDAAFALSGVAIEQLREYGYSAEMSLIVWQMLNTATLRLVEGQYLDLAFERHADITVDEYLAMIARKTGALIEAAAHVGALLGGADKTLIDHLRWYARALGLAFQIGDDLLGIWGQVAETGKPVAADLRRRKKSLPIVYAMQHGSPEEKALLTELYARDQQTLDDAEVACALNILERVRAQERTQDLLADYCARAMLQLERARLPAWARTEFATIARFLAERRA, from the coding sequence ATGAAGACTCTGGAACTCCCAGCGGTTTTGGATCGCTATCGAACGGTCATCGAACAGAACGTGCAGCGGCTGCTGGAAAGCAAGCCAGACGGCCTCTATGACATGTTGCGCTATCATTTCGGCTGGATGGATGCTGACGGACACCCGTCTCCCCACGCACTTGGCAAAGCGGTACGGCCCACGCTTTGCCTGCTGGCTTGCGAGGCTGTTGGCGGAAAATGGGAACGCGCGCTTCCAGCAGCAGCGGCGCTGGAACTCATCCATAACTTCTCGCTCATTCATGACGATATTCAAGATGGCGACCACCAGCGCCACCATCGCCCAACCGTCTGGGCCGTTTGGGGCCAGGCACAGGCCATCAACGCCGGGGACGCCGCCTTCGCCCTCAGCGGAGTCGCCATCGAGCAGCTGCGCGAGTACGGCTATTCGGCTGAAATGTCCCTGATCGTCTGGCAGATGCTCAACACTGCCACGCTGCGGCTGGTGGAGGGGCAGTATCTTGACCTCGCCTTCGAGCGCCACGCCGACATCACCGTTGATGAATACCTGGCAATGATCGCTCGCAAGACCGGCGCGCTCATCGAAGCAGCGGCTCATGTCGGCGCATTGCTTGGCGGCGCCGACAAAACGCTGATCGATCACCTGCGCTGGTATGCGCGCGCGTTGGGGCTGGCCTTCCAGATCGGTGATGATCTGCTGGGCATCTGGGGACAGGTTGCCGAAACCGGCAAACCCGTAGCCGCTGATCTGCGCCGCCGCAAGAAGTCGCTGCCTATTGTCTATGCGATGCAGCATGGCAGCCCTGAAGAGAAAGCCTTGTTGACAGAACTCTACGCCAGGGATCAACAGACGCTCGATGATGCTGAAGTAGCGTGCGCTCTGAACATCCTGGAGCGCGTGCGGGCGCAAGAGCGCACCCAGGACTTGCTGGCCGACTATTGCGCCAGGGCCATGCTCCAACTGGAGCGTGCGCGCTTGCCCGCCTGGGCGCGCACCGAATTTGCTACCATCGCGCGTTTCCTGGCCGAACGACGCGCATAA
- the hpnH gene encoding adenosyl-hopene transferase HpnH gives MSLNLTVAKYLLKKKLLRADKFPFTLMLEPLELCNLECVGCGRIREYAPLFHKKLSVRECLDVAEEADCPIVSIPGGEPLIHPDIDKIVDGLIKQGRYIYLCTNGLLMERGMKRIPAHKQFSFVVHLDGMRDLHDWSVNRPGVWDKAVKNMRLARERGYRVCTNTTIYKDSKPENIIELLRFLTDDIKVEGCIISPAYDYQAVTNNVFLPREQATKVFKQVYDQVGSVNWYNNPLYLSFLRGERDYRCTAWSTPTYTVAGWRSPCYLLADKHTASFNELLETTDWEKYGTGRDPRCANCMVHCGYEASTILDAISHPSQMAALVKGMAPI, from the coding sequence ATGAGCTTGAACCTTACAGTTGCCAAATACCTGCTCAAGAAGAAACTGCTCCGCGCAGACAAATTTCCGTTCACCCTCATGCTAGAGCCGTTGGAACTCTGCAACCTGGAATGTGTCGGCTGCGGGCGCATCCGCGAATACGCGCCCCTCTTCCATAAGAAACTTTCGGTGCGGGAGTGTCTGGACGTGGCCGAAGAGGCCGATTGTCCCATCGTCTCCATCCCCGGCGGTGAGCCGCTGATTCACCCGGACATAGACAAGATCGTTGATGGGCTGATCAAGCAGGGCCGCTATATCTATCTCTGCACCAATGGTCTGCTTATGGAACGAGGCATGAAAAGAATCCCCGCGCACAAGCAGTTCTCTTTTGTCGTCCACCTCGACGGCATGCGCGACCTGCACGATTGGTCGGTCAATCGCCCAGGCGTCTGGGACAAAGCCGTCAAGAATATGCGCCTGGCACGCGAACGCGGCTATCGCGTCTGCACCAACACCACTATTTACAAGGACAGCAAACCCGAAAACATCATCGAGCTGCTGCGCTTCCTGACCGACGACATCAAGGTTGAGGGCTGCATCATCTCACCGGCCTATGACTATCAGGCCGTCACTAACAACGTCTTTCTCCCCCGCGAGCAGGCCACGAAAGTTTTCAAGCAGGTCTATGACCAGGTGGGCAGCGTCAACTGGTACAACAACCCGCTCTATCTCTCGTTCCTGCGTGGCGAGCGAGACTATCGCTGCACCGCCTGGAGTACCCCAACCTACACTGTCGCCGGTTGGCGCTCACCTTGCTATCTGCTGGCCGATAAGCATACCGCCAGCTTCAACGAGCTCCTCGAAACCACCGACTGGGAGAAATATGGTACAGGCCGCGACCCACGCTGCGCCAACTGCATGGTTCACTGCGGCTACGAGGCTTCGACCATTCTGGACGCAATCAGCCATCCCTCACAGATGGCCGCGCTGGTGAAGGGCATGGCGCCCATCTGA
- the hpnA gene encoding hopanoid-associated sugar epimerase, producing MTRVLVTGATGFIGSHVARQLLAAGYEVRALVRPASPHTIIRRNQLDPRCEACMGDLRDSESLRRALADCEMLVHVAADYRLWTPDQQTTYATNLIGTRTLLFEALRQGLQRVVYTSSVAACGIPPDGTPGNEETPVDRHHLAGAYKRTKYLAEREALSLAGDGLPLVVVNPSTPVGPGDVRPTPTGRIIIDFLRGRMPAYVNTGLNLIAVEDCARGHVLALQKGRVGERYILGHRNLSLQAIFGILAKLADRPPPRYKAPRWLAYAAAYADEFIEGRLMRRAPGIPINGVRMSARHMYFDASKAVRELGLPQTPVEDALARAVAWFRAEGYG from the coding sequence ATGACCCGCGTGCTGGTGACGGGAGCAACCGGATTTATTGGCTCACACGTTGCCCGCCAACTGTTGGCGGCAGGCTACGAAGTGCGCGCGCTGGTACGGCCAGCATCGCCTCATACAATAATTCGCCGCAACCAGCTTGATCCACGCTGCGAGGCGTGCATGGGCGACCTGCGCGACTCCGAAAGCCTGCGCCGGGCGCTCGCAGACTGCGAAATGTTGGTACATGTGGCCGCCGATTATCGCCTCTGGACGCCTGATCAGCAGACTACCTACGCCACCAACCTGATTGGTACGCGCACCCTACTCTTCGAAGCCTTGCGCCAGGGTTTGCAACGAGTAGTTTATACGAGCAGCGTCGCCGCCTGTGGTATCCCACCGGATGGAACACCTGGCAATGAAGAAACGCCGGTAGATCGCCATCATCTGGCCGGAGCCTATAAGCGCACAAAATATCTAGCCGAGCGCGAGGCGCTAAGCCTGGCGGGTGATGGCTTGCCCCTGGTCGTCGTCAACCCTTCAACGCCAGTGGGGCCAGGCGATGTCAGGCCCACGCCAACCGGGCGCATCATCATTGATTTTCTGCGTGGGCGCATGCCCGCTTACGTCAATACCGGACTGAATCTCATTGCCGTTGAGGATTGCGCCAGAGGGCATGTGCTGGCATTACAAAAGGGGCGTGTCGGCGAGCGTTATATCCTGGGTCATCGCAACCTGTCGCTCCAGGCAATATTCGGCATCCTGGCAAAGCTGGCAGATCGTCCGCCGCCGCGCTACAAAGCGCCGCGCTGGCTGGCCTATGCAGCCGCCTATGCCGACGAATTCATCGAGGGCCGCCTGATGCGCCGCGCGCCAGGCATTCCCATCAATGGAGTGCGTATGTCGGCGCGTCACATGTATTTCGACGCCAGTAAAGCGGTACGCGAACTTGGCCTGCCGCAAACGCCAGTCGAAGACGCACTGGCGCGAGCCGTTGCCTGGTTTCGCGCTGAAGGTTACGGCTAA